The Chitinophaga parva genomic sequence GTGTCTAATAATACAATGCCCGCCGGGGTGCGCACAAACAGGCTGTTGGCCGGGTACCAGGTCTTATCGTCTGGTTTCCCGTAGGTGACATATAAATAGGAATGACCTTTTAACGGGGATATCTCCACCAGCGTGGCGGAATCCCGCTGGGCCAGGGCGTGGCCGGCCAGCAGTAACATGGGGAGGAGGAGCAGTTTTTTCATGGCGGAAATTAAGGCCCCAAAAATAATTTAAAAATATTTTGCGCCAGGTGAGTTAAAACAACCTAAAGCGTACTTTATACATTTAACGACCTTTATTTCATCCGCATGCACGATCATTCCACGTCAGACATAGCGGCCTTCCTGGCCGACCCTGGTTTTGCGGCCTGGGTAAAATATGGAGAGCAACATCAATACTGGACGGCCTTCCTGGAGGCACATCCCCATCAGCGGGAAGTGGTAGAGCAGGCCGGCGCCATTATCCTTGCTGCCGCCAGTATGCCCATACATTACCCCGAAGAGGCGGAAAGACGCCAGCTCTGGGGCCGGATAAATAGTGCATTGCAGGCAGAAGCCGTGGTGGCCGCCACGGCCCCGCCGGACCACGCGCCGGTACCGTTGCAGCGCAAGCCCCGCCGCCATGGCTGGTGGGCCGCTGCTGCCGCGGTGCTGGCCGGTTGCATCGTGGTGCCTTTGCTGTGGCAACGCCATGCAAAGGTGGATAACTACGCGGTACTGCTGCGCCGCGCCGGCCTCTCTGCGGACCACCGCACAGAAGCCCGCAATGAAGGCAATAAGCCCCTGTGGGTTTCCCTGCCGGATGGTAGCTCCGCCGTGCTGGCGCCGGGTGGGCGCCTTACCTACGCGGATGATTTTACCGCCAGGAACCAGCGCGAGGTATACCTCTCCGGCGCTGCTTTCTTTGAAGTCCAGAAAAAGGCCACGCATCCTTTTGTCGTATATGCGTCTACGTTAGCAGTCAAAGTGCTGGGCACCAGTTTTTCGGTTACCGCACCCAATGATAAACCCGAAGTACAGGTGCAGGTGAAGTCTGGTAAAGTGCTGTTGTACACCGGTGCGGAAACCCATAGCCTGGTAGTAAATGCCCGGCAGAAAGCAGCGCTGACCAACGGGCAGCTGTTGCTCACGGAAAAACCGGAAGAAGCGGCCAAGGCCACCCCGGAAACGGAGCCCAGCGCACTCGCTGCTGCAGAGCAGGTGCCCCTTACGTTTGAAGACGCCTCCATCCCGGAAGTGTTCTCCACCCTGGAAGAGGCCTACGGCATTCATATTAATTATGATAAAGCGCAGCTGAGCCACTGCCGGCTTACGGCCTTCCTGAGCGATGAACCGCTGCCGGAAAAGATCCGCCTGATCTGTAAGGCCATCGGGGCGCCCTATGAAATTAACGGGAGCGAGGTGACCATCCGGGGAAAGCGTTGTAATTAACACAGTTTAAATTATCATATCAGTACACGTAACAAAACGGTATAGCTGTCGTACACCCGGGGTGTAACCCGCTGTAATAAATAACACTTTTACTATGCTAACAGTATACTACCAGTATGTATACTGCATGCTAGCAGTTTGTATAGTCCGGCGTAACAAAACGTATAGTCATCATAAACACAGGTAACAAAACGGCATCATCTTATTACTTAATCCACATAGTCCGAAGCAAACAGTATAGTAATTACAGTCTCACTACACATAGTCCGAATCCGTAAACGAAATCGAAACAATTATTATCAACCAAGCTGTCTAAAAAACCACGTATGACGAAATTCCTCACCTAAGATCTTGTGCAAAAAAAAACCGGCGGTATGGCAGTACCACCGGTATGATTTTCCACGAGCAGTTACACCTTGACCCATGCAAGCCTGCATGGGAAAGGCCCGTTATTGCTCATTTCTAATCCAGATTCATTTCCAAGTTATGAAAAAACGATTACCTGTCCATGATTTAATAGGTCTAATCATGCGAATAAGCATTTATCAGCTACTGCTGCTTACAATTTTTACCCAGGTGACCTTCGCCACTGCCGGCAAGGCCCAGGAGGTGCTCGATAAAAAGATCACCTTTGCGGCCCGCCAGGAAACGGTGGACAAAGTGCTCGCCGATATTGGCAAACTGGCCAAGGTGAAATTCCTCTATAGCTCTACCCTGATCGGCTCCGACCGCAGGGTGGATTTCTCGGCAAATGACCGCCAGCTGGGCGCTGTGCTGGATTCCCTCCTGGGGCCCCTGCAACTGGCCTACGAGGTATCCGGCCACCAGATCGTGCTGAGCCGCACCTATTCTTATGACGCTGCCAACCGGGTGGCCGCCGTGGCGGTGACCGGCCGGGTAACGGACGAGAAAGGCATGGGCCTGCCCGGCGTGACCGTAAAGGTGAAAGGCACCACCAATGGTACCACCACCGATGTAAACGGTCACTTTAAACTGAACGTGCAGGACGACAACGCCACCCTGGTGTTCTCCTTCGTGGGGTATACTTCCCAGGAAGTGGCCCTGGCCGGCCGCGCCACGCTGAACGTATCCCTTACTGCTTCTGCCAACTCCCTGAATGATGTGGTAGTAGTAGGTTACGGCCAGCAGAAAAAGGCGTCCATCACCGGTGCCATTGCTGCGATCAACTCCAAAGACATTGAGAACGCCCACGGCGGTTCTACGGTGAGCACCACGCTGGCCGGTAAGATCCCCGGTGTTACCTTCCGCATGAGCGACGGCCGCCCCGGCGCCAGCGCGGACATCAACATCCGTAACATGGGCAACCCGCTGTACGTAATTGACGGAATCCAACAGGACGCAGGCCAGTTCAACAACCTGTCGCCCAACGACATTGAAAGCATTGCTGTACTGAAAGACGCCTCGGCGGCTATTTACGGGGTGCGTGCGGCCAATGGCGTGATCGTGGTGACCACCAAGCGCGGTAAACTGGGCGCGCCCAACCGCTTTAACGTGGACGCCTACACGGGCTGGCAGAACTGGAGCCGGTTCCCCAAGGTGACCAATGCCTATGAATGGCAGGAGGCCAAGGTGGAAGCGGACATTAACCAGAACGGCACTACCAATATGACACGCGAGGAACTGGCCAAATGGAAACAAGGCACCGAAAACGGTTACAAGAGCTTTGACTGGTACAAGTTCATCGTGAAGCCCAATGCGCCTTTGTACTCTGCCAACCTGAATACTTCCGGTGGTTCTGACCGTATTAACTATTACGTGTCCGGCACTTACCTGAAACAGTATTCTGTACTGGGCCGCCAGTTCACCTTTGACCGCGCTAACTTCCAGAGCAATATCGATGCAAAGGTGAGCAACCGCCTGCGCCTGGGCATGCAGATCAACGGCCGCCTGGAAACCCGCGACCAGCCTGGTGTTCCAGGTGGTGACGACTATTGGGAAGCGCGCTTTGCCATCCTGCGTAACACGCCGATGGAAAGACCGTATGCCAATGACAACCCCAAGTACCCGAATGACATTGGCCATAACACGGAAAACTGGGCCCTGCAGAACAAAACCCTGTCCGGCTACTGGCACAGCGACTGGCGCGTACTGCAGACCAACGTGACCGGCGAGTACGACCTGCCCCTGAAAGGCCTTACCCTGAAGGGAATGTTCTCCTACTATTATGCAAACCAGATCATGAACGGCCATGAATACACCTATGATGTGTATACTTATGATGCCGGGTCTGATACTTATAAAGTGACTGGCGGTAGCTCCAACCCCTGGCGTGAAAGGGCGAATGAGTATGTGATCTCCCCCGTAACCCAGCTGCAGCTGAACTACAACCGTACCTTCGGCAAGCACACGTTTGGTGCCACCGCGCTGAATGAAAGGATTGAGCGCCACCATATTTATAACTGGCTGCACGCGGTGCCTACCAACAACGTACTGCCCATCGTGTTCTTCTCCGACATGGATACCTACACGGACCAGGATACGTATGAAAACCGTATTGGTTATGTAGGCCGTTTCACTTACAACTACGCTAACAAATACTACTTTGAAGCCAGTGCCCGCCGCGATGCTTCTTACAAATTTGCACCGGACCACCGCTGGGGTACTTTCCCCTCCGTATCCGGTGGCTGGCGTATTACAGAAGAGCCCTGGTTCCGCAACCTGGTAAGCCAGCAAACCCTGGGCGACCTGAAACTGCGTGCTTCTTACGGTTCACTGGGTGATGATGATGTAGGGCTGGCGGATTACGCTTACCTGCCTGGTTACAACTACGGTTTCCTGCCGCAGAGCATTTACCAGAGCAACACCTACCTGTCTACCGTGATCCTGGGCGGCCAGTCTGTGAAAGGTGCCCGCAGCACCGGTGTACCCATTACCAACGTATCCTGGTTCACCAGTAAGATCTTTGACGTGGGTGCCGATGTGTCCCTGCTGCACGATAAACTGACGGCTACCGTGGATTACTTCAACCGCAAACGTACCGGCCTCCGTGGCCCGAAATACGACGTGCTGATGCCTTCCGAGCTGGGTTACAGGCTGCCGGACCAGAACGTGAGCAGCGACCAGGTGCGCGGTGGTGAACTGTCTCTCAGCTATCGCAACAGCAAGAATGGCTTTACCTATAGCGTGGGTGGTAACGTGTCTTACGCACGCCAGAAGTTCCTGGATTCCTACAAACCCCGCTTTGGCAGCCACCTGGACCAGTACTACAACTCCGGTGAGCACCGCAACAGTAACCTGTTCTGGGGTTATGAAGCTATTGGTCAGTTCCAGAGCCAGGAGCAGATCGATAACTACAAGGTGAACATTGATGGCAGTAACAACAGGACCCTGCTGCCCGGTGACCTGATCTACAAGGATATCAATGGTGATGGGGTGATCGACAACCAGGATACCCGCCCCATTGGCTATGGTACCGGTAAAACGCCCATTGTGAACTTTGGCCTGAACTTCAGCTTTGCTTACAAGGGCTTTGACCTGAACATGAACTTCTCCGGCGGTGCCATGTATTCCTTTAACCGCAACTGGGAAATGCGCTGGCCCTTCCAGAATGGGGGTGCGCTGCAACGCATTTTCTACGACAGCCACTGGCACCACGAAGATCCGTTTGACCCGAACAGCAAATGGATAGCCGGTAAGTATCCTGCCATGCGCTTTAACGATGGAGGCCACAGCGATTATAACAAGAGCTCCACTTTCTGGCTGGTGAATGTGCACTACCTGCGCTGCCGTACGCTGGAGCTGGGCTACTCCCTGACCAAAGGTCTCCTGGAACGCACCAAGATCTCCAAGGCACGCATTTATGTGAACACCAATAACCTGTTCTCTCTTGACAACACCCACCAGTATGGCGTGGATGCGGAGATCTATGACGACAACGGTCTTACTTATCCGCAGAGCAAATTCGTGAACGTGGGCGTTAATCTTTCCTTCTAAAAGCAGACAAACGATGAAGAAATTAGCATATATCCTGATAGGTGGCGCGCTTTGCTGGAGCGCTTGTAAGAGTGATGCAGACTTCCTGCAGCATTCCCCCTCCAATATTCTTACGGATGACCAGGTGTGGGCGCATTCGGACCTGGTACTTTCCGTACTGGCCGACCTGTATGACCGCTACCCGGATTACAATACCCAGAGCAACAACGCCACCGCGCAATCGCTGGAGAACTGGGCGGAGTTTGCCAACTTTGATGAGGCATTCCCTTCAGAAGCAGGCCAGTACTACCGTGTACAGAACGCGAACCTGGATTATTTCTACCCGCAGCTGGGCTACAGCAATGGCCCGTACAGCACTTACTGGGACTACAACTACCTGCGTGACCTGAACCTGTTCATCTCCAAGGATTCTTCTGCCACGATAGGCCAGGGAGACCGCACCCGCTACATGGCGGAAGCGCGTTTCCTGCGTGCCGCCGTGTATTTTGAAGAAGCAAAACGGGTAGGCGGTGTGCCCATCATCACGGCTCCGATGACCTATGATTACAGTGGTGATCCTACCTACCTGCAGCACCCACGCAACAAGGAATCTGAAGTATACGATTTCGTGATCAGCGAGCTGGAAGCCATCAAGGATTCCCTGCCCAATGACCTGAACGACCGCTCCCGCGCCAGCAAAGGCGCCGCGCTGGCGATGGAATGCCGCGCCGCACTCTATGCCGGTTCCATTGCCAAATTTGGTGCTACCAAGGCAGCGGCCATGCTGCCCGGTGGTGAAACCGGTATCCCTGCATCCATGGCAGACGGTTATTACCAGAAAGCATTGAAAGCCGCGCAGGAACTCATTGGCCTGAACACCTATTCTTTGTATACCAAGAAGTCAGACGACCTGTCAGATAACTTTGCCAGCGTATTCACAGACAAATCCAGTCCGGAGACCATCTTCGCGAAGGATTATAAACTGAAAAGCGGCAAGGTGGAAGGCTGGACCCTTTCCAACTCTCCCCGTACTTCCCAGGAAGAGCAGCAGGGGGGCCGCCTGAACCCCTCCCTGAACCTGGTAGCGATCTTTGAAAAACTGGACAACACCTTTGCCCCGCCGGCTATTACCAATACAGACGGCACACCTAAACTGTATGACAAGCCGCAGGATATCTTTGCCGGCCGCGATGCCCGCCTGGAAGGCACAGTGATCGTTCCCGGTGCATCGTTCAAAGGGTTCACCACGGATATTCTTGCCGGCTGGGTGAGGCCCGATGGCAGCATTGTGAGCGGTACCAAGTTTGGCGATACGAAAGACATTGATGGCAAGGGTGAGCGTGAAGTAGTAGGCGTGGATGGACCGCTGGATGGTATAGAACTGGCCACACAGACCGGCTTCTTCATCCGCAAATACATGGACCCTTCAGTGGGTTCCGGCCGTATTGGTACCCAGAGTGAAGTATGGTGGATCCGTTTCCGTTATGCAGAAGTATTGTTGAATGCCGCGGAAGCTGCATTTGAACTGGGCCAGCCCGCGGTAGCAGCGGATTACCTCAGCCAGGTGCGCGCCCGTGCAGGCTTTAAAACACCGCTCACTGCAGCGGATGTTACTTTCGACCGCATTGTGCACGAACGTAAGGTGGAACTGGCCTTTGAAGGGCATGAGTTTTACGATATGAAACGCTGGCGCATTGCAGACGTGGTATGGAACGGCCAGAAAATGACTGCTACAGATGTGGTAAGCGACCTGTCTAACGCAAAACGCATCAACACCCAGGTATATGGCCTGTGGCCCTACCGCTACTTCAGCCCGGGCACTGCCAATGATGGCAAATGGCTGTACAAGGTGGTGAAGCCTTCCCGTGTAACGGAAGCGCACAACTTCCGCATGGGTAACTACTACTCCGCCATTTCCCAGGATATCCTGAATAACAATCCTAAGATCGTCAAGAATCCTAACCAGTAAACCGAACAATTGGTCATGAAAAAATCCTTTTTATATAGCGCAGGCCTGCTCCTTCTTTTGGGAGCGGCCGCCTGCAAAAAAGATAACTACACCGCGCCGGGCACCGACTTTACCGGGCATATCACCTACCAGGGCGAACCGATCGGCGTGCAACAGGGCAACGGTAACGTATACTTTGAACTGTGGCAGTCCGGCTACGGCAAGCTGACCCCCATCAATGTGTACATTGCGCAGGATGGCAGCTTCTCCGCTAAATTGTATGACGGCACTTACCGCATGGACTTCCCCACCGGCCAGGGCCCGTACCTGCCGCCCGGCGGGCATTATGGTGATACCACTACCATCACTTTATCCGGCAGCAAATCCCAGGATTTTGAA encodes the following:
- a CDS encoding FecR family protein — its product is MHDHSTSDIAAFLADPGFAAWVKYGEQHQYWTAFLEAHPHQREVVEQAGAIILAAASMPIHYPEEAERRQLWGRINSALQAEAVVAATAPPDHAPVPLQRKPRRHGWWAAAAAVLAGCIVVPLLWQRHAKVDNYAVLLRRAGLSADHRTEARNEGNKPLWVSLPDGSSAVLAPGGRLTYADDFTARNQREVYLSGAAFFEVQKKATHPFVVYASTLAVKVLGTSFSVTAPNDKPEVQVQVKSGKVLLYTGAETHSLVVNARQKAALTNGQLLLTEKPEEAAKATPETEPSALAAAEQVPLTFEDASIPEVFSTLEEAYGIHINYDKAQLSHCRLTAFLSDEPLPEKIRLICKAIGAPYEINGSEVTIRGKRCN
- a CDS encoding SusC/RagA family TonB-linked outer membrane protein, with translation MRISIYQLLLLTIFTQVTFATAGKAQEVLDKKITFAARQETVDKVLADIGKLAKVKFLYSSTLIGSDRRVDFSANDRQLGAVLDSLLGPLQLAYEVSGHQIVLSRTYSYDAANRVAAVAVTGRVTDEKGMGLPGVTVKVKGTTNGTTTDVNGHFKLNVQDDNATLVFSFVGYTSQEVALAGRATLNVSLTASANSLNDVVVVGYGQQKKASITGAIAAINSKDIENAHGGSTVSTTLAGKIPGVTFRMSDGRPGASADINIRNMGNPLYVIDGIQQDAGQFNNLSPNDIESIAVLKDASAAIYGVRAANGVIVVTTKRGKLGAPNRFNVDAYTGWQNWSRFPKVTNAYEWQEAKVEADINQNGTTNMTREELAKWKQGTENGYKSFDWYKFIVKPNAPLYSANLNTSGGSDRINYYVSGTYLKQYSVLGRQFTFDRANFQSNIDAKVSNRLRLGMQINGRLETRDQPGVPGGDDYWEARFAILRNTPMERPYANDNPKYPNDIGHNTENWALQNKTLSGYWHSDWRVLQTNVTGEYDLPLKGLTLKGMFSYYYANQIMNGHEYTYDVYTYDAGSDTYKVTGGSSNPWRERANEYVISPVTQLQLNYNRTFGKHTFGATALNERIERHHIYNWLHAVPTNNVLPIVFFSDMDTYTDQDTYENRIGYVGRFTYNYANKYYFEASARRDASYKFAPDHRWGTFPSVSGGWRITEEPWFRNLVSQQTLGDLKLRASYGSLGDDDVGLADYAYLPGYNYGFLPQSIYQSNTYLSTVILGGQSVKGARSTGVPITNVSWFTSKIFDVGADVSLLHDKLTATVDYFNRKRTGLRGPKYDVLMPSELGYRLPDQNVSSDQVRGGELSLSYRNSKNGFTYSVGGNVSYARQKFLDSYKPRFGSHLDQYYNSGEHRNSNLFWGYEAIGQFQSQEQIDNYKVNIDGSNNRTLLPGDLIYKDINGDGVIDNQDTRPIGYGTGKTPIVNFGLNFSFAYKGFDLNMNFSGGAMYSFNRNWEMRWPFQNGGALQRIFYDSHWHHEDPFDPNSKWIAGKYPAMRFNDGGHSDYNKSSTFWLVNVHYLRCRTLELGYSLTKGLLERTKISKARIYVNTNNLFSLDNTHQYGVDAEIYDDNGLTYPQSKFVNVGVNLSF
- a CDS encoding RagB/SusD family nutrient uptake outer membrane protein gives rise to the protein MKKLAYILIGGALCWSACKSDADFLQHSPSNILTDDQVWAHSDLVLSVLADLYDRYPDYNTQSNNATAQSLENWAEFANFDEAFPSEAGQYYRVQNANLDYFYPQLGYSNGPYSTYWDYNYLRDLNLFISKDSSATIGQGDRTRYMAEARFLRAAVYFEEAKRVGGVPIITAPMTYDYSGDPTYLQHPRNKESEVYDFVISELEAIKDSLPNDLNDRSRASKGAALAMECRAALYAGSIAKFGATKAAAMLPGGETGIPASMADGYYQKALKAAQELIGLNTYSLYTKKSDDLSDNFASVFTDKSSPETIFAKDYKLKSGKVEGWTLSNSPRTSQEEQQGGRLNPSLNLVAIFEKLDNTFAPPAITNTDGTPKLYDKPQDIFAGRDARLEGTVIVPGASFKGFTTDILAGWVRPDGSIVSGTKFGDTKDIDGKGEREVVGVDGPLDGIELATQTGFFIRKYMDPSVGSGRIGTQSEVWWIRFRYAEVLLNAAEAAFELGQPAVAADYLSQVRARAGFKTPLTAADVTFDRIVHERKVELAFEGHEFYDMKRWRIADVVWNGQKMTATDVVSDLSNAKRINTQVYGLWPYRYFSPGTANDGKWLYKVVKPSRVTEAHNFRMGNYYSAISQDILNNNPKIVKNPNQ
- a CDS encoding DUF3823 domain-containing protein, with amino-acid sequence MKKSFLYSAGLLLLLGAAACKKDNYTAPGTDFTGHITYQGEPIGVQQGNGNVYFELWQSGYGKLTPINVYIAQDGSFSAKLYDGTYRMDFPTGQGPYLPPGGHYGDTTTITLSGSKSQDFEVMPYYMIRNAKFAFSAADSSITATFSLDTIVKDPALVKGIEKVYLLENAQVISDLQYNVAATSVDGGSLTSLQNFNMKIKVPASQYQGHTAAFARIGVKIAGVDDMLYSQAEKINL